Within Kiloniellales bacterium, the genomic segment CCGAGGCGCGCGAACGCGAAGCCGAGGCCGAGGCCAACGCCACCAAATTCGTCTCCGACGCCATCGCCTCGGGCGACATCCAATCGATCAACTACTTCGTGGCCCAGAAGTACGTCGATGCGCTCGGGCAGTTCGCCAACTCGCCGAACCAGAAGATCATGTTCCTGCCGCTCGAGGCGAGCAGCGTGATCGGCGCGATCGGCGGCATCGCCGAGATCGCGCGCGAGAGCTTCGGCGACGGCGGGCCTTCCGGCGGCGGCACGCGGCCCAACGGCTCGGGGCCGAACCGGTCCGGCGCGTCGGGCAGCCGCATTCCTTCGAGCTCGAGCTCCACCTTCGCCGTGCCGGGGCGAGAGAACGCCTGATGTTCTTCGAAGAGATCCAGTTCTGGCATTGGTGGATCGCCGCCCTGCTCTTCGTGCTGGCCGAGGTCTTCGCGCCGGGCGCCGTCCTGGTCTGGCTCGGCGCCGCCTCTGCGGTCGTCGGCCTGATCCTCTTGGTCTTTCCCGAGACCAGCTGGCAGATGCAGTTCCTGATCTGGGGCGTGCTGTCGGTCACGAGCGTGGTGCTCTCCCGCCACTACCTGAGGAAGCACCCGATCGAGACCGACCGGCCGACCTTGAACCGGCGCGGCGAGCAGTATCTCGGGCGCCAGTTCACTCTGGACGAGCCGGTGATCAACGGGCTCGGCAAGATTCGGGTCGACGACTCGACCTGGAAGATCGAATCGGAGACCGACATGCCGGCCGGCACCAGGATCACCGTGGTCGGCATCGAGGGCACGATCTTCAAGGTCACCGAGGCCTGACGCTCCAAAGCGCGCCGGCGCGCCCATCCTGCCCTTCACCTTCGACGAAGATTTCTGGGTCGCCGAAGCGACCTTCGACAGCTGGCGCGGATTCCAGTCCCGTTACGGTCCCTATGGCGCCCAGAACGCCCCGACAGCCTCGGACGGCGCCGTCAGGCTCGTCTTCGCGCCGGACGGCGGCCGCGCCGGGGCAAGCCGCGATCCGCTGACAGCAGCGGAGCTCGCCCTCGTCGCCTGGTTCCTCGGCCGCGAGCCCGAGGTTTCGGCCGCGGTTCTGTCGGCGATCTTCGCGGCCTATCCCTCGCTTCAAGCCGACAGCGGCGAAGCCGGCGGGCCGCGCCGCGAGGACATGCCCGACCTGCGGGCGCCCGGCGATCTTGCGCGCCTGATCGGCCTGCACAGTGTCCACGTTCAACCCTTGGAGAAGGACGGCGCATCCTACCTCGGCTTCGAATTCGGCTGCGCCTGGGATTAAGAGCACGGGCTGGGGGTCCTGATGCACGGCGTCACGCCGGTCGGGATCGGCGGCGCCGACACGGCCTTCCTGCTCTGGATCGCGGAGCGGGACGCGGGACGCGGATAGCCGGGCCGCGCCCGCGCCGCTGCGCGCTTGACGCGCTGCCCGCCGCGGGGCGTGATAGCGGCCCCTGCCCCGAGGTGAAACCCTTCCCCATGCCCTACGAGTCTCTGCGCGACTTCATCGACCGTTTGGAGAACACCGGCCGCCTGAAGCGGGTGGCGGCGCCGGTCTCGACCCATCTCGAGATGACCGAGATCCAGACCCGCCTGCTCGCCGAGGGCGGGCCGGCGGCCCTCTTCGAGAACGCCGTCGACGCCGACGGGCGCCGCTACGAGAGCCCGGTTCTGGTCAACCTCTTCGGTACGGTGGAACGGGTCGCCTGGGGCATGGACCGGGAGCCGGAGGCGCTGCGCGAGATCGGCGAGACCCTCGCCTTCCTGCGTCAGCCGGAGCCGCCGGGCGGCCTGCGCGAGGCCTGGAGCCAGCTGCCGCTGCTGAAGCAGGTGCTGGCCATGAAGCCGCGCAGCGTCAGCCGGGCGCCGTGCCAGGAGATCGTGCTCCAGGGCGATGAGATCGATCTCGGACGCCTGCCGGTGCAGTCCTGCTGGCCGGGCGAGCCGGCGCCGCTGATCACCTGGCCGCTGGTCGTGACCCGGGGGCCCTCCGCGCGCAAGGAGGACGCCTTCAACCTCGGCATCTACCGCATGCAGGTGCTGGACCGGCGGCGCACCCTGATGCGCTGGCTGAAGCACCGCGGCGGCGCCCAGCACCATGCGCGCTGGAAGGCCGAGAAGCCCGAGCCCCTGCCGGCGGCGGCGGTGATCGGCGCCGACCCGGGCACCA encodes:
- a CDS encoding NfeD family protein, which produces MFFEEIQFWHWWIAALLFVLAEVFAPGAVLVWLGAASAVVGLILLVFPETSWQMQFLIWGVLSVTSVVLSRHYLRKHPIETDRPTLNRRGEQYLGRQFTLDEPVINGLGKIRVDDSTWKIESETDMPAGTRITVVGIEGTIFKVTEA